Genomic segment of Dromiciops gliroides isolate mDroGli1 chromosome 3, mDroGli1.pri, whole genome shotgun sequence:
ctggattcaggagaacctgagttcaaatctgccctcagacacttgacactagctgtgtgaccatggacaaatcacttacccctcattgacctgcaaaaaaaaaattaaaataggagaGATTTTGGTGAGACATAGCccatgtttaataaatatttattgactgaataatTTGTCTTTCATTTCTATGAAGTAGGGAGAATAAGTTTTATGATCTCATCCCATGGACAGTTGAAAACAATGAAAAGCAGAAAATTGAAAGGACAACATCATTTTGAAAAGCAAGTTAGGGGCAGAGAAAGGTATAATCCTTTTAGTTCATAATATTgtaaatttaaaactagaagagacgttaaaggtcatctagccctactttgcttttttctttttcttttctttctttttctttcttctttctttcttttattgcagctatgtggcatagtgtatggaacaccaggcctagagtcaggaaaacctgattcaaatctggcctcagacatttactatgtgtgtaaccctgggcaaatcacttacccttgtttgcctcagcttccttatctgtgaattgcactggagaatgaaatggcaaaccattcttttatttctaccaagaaaaccctaaatggagtcacaaagagtcagacatgactaaaatgactgaacaacaacaaagggtttaataaatgttgttgaaattaaaacaaacacacacacacatatctaaagGGTAAATTTCTTCATTCCTTGAaggaacaataataatgataataataataataacaacaacaataagcatttatttagcactttaaggtctgcaatgCCTTTAAATAGTACTTCGTttatttctcacaacaatcctgagaaatAGGTGTGATCCTCACTtcacaaatgagggaattgagacaggcagaagataaatgacttgcccataatcacagaGCTAAGAactatctgaagtgagatttgaactcaggtattcctgactccaagtccagcactctatccactctgccacctagcttccacaaATTTGCCTATATCCATATctgatttaaaaggaaaaatctgTCTGGAGAATTGCTATGGGTCCTCAGAGTATCAGTCTATCCAAAATAGATCTATGCTAGACTTAGATTCTTCTTCTGTGCTCATCtagtctttccttctttccaggcAGAGCTGATATTGACACATGATCTCGAAATCCAAAGTCAAAGATTTTTCAACCAACTTACTTGTTGAAAGTTAGACCCTGAAGCCTCCATCTTTATCTGATTTTCTCTGCATACTCCGAAATCCTAGATGATGTTGTTTATGACTGGTTAACCCAAGTAAAACTCCTGAGGGCCTAAGTCATAtgttcttaaattattttatatcattgatgcttttggaagtctggtgaatcTGAACtcacaataatgttttttaaacgtataaaataaaattcataagaaaacaattatgttgaaatatagttatcaattaTGAAATGTTCACATAGCCCAGGTTAATAACTCCTACAATAAATGAACACAACTTTAAATATCATGTTATCTATTCTTCTCATATGCCTCTGTCATGGAACATCCAACCCATCTGGATTCCCCCTCCCAACTGAGAGAACCCACCCAGCCCTAATCATTACATCCCATTCTTCACAGCTCCCTCACCTATTTGATGTAAGCATTAGAAAAAGACCAACACAATGTGTTGGTATCAAGCATAAGAAGAAGCAGTAGCCTCACTTGTTAGTTGGTTCTGTCTTTGTCACTGTCTTCCACATAGCAACTCCTTTCCCAAGAAACTTAAACCTCTAAGTCCAGACAGAACTGAGAGAGAAGTACTTTCCACTTAAGAAAAAGGGGGACAATAATTGTACAGGCCATGTGGATGCTCACTAGGGAACCCTAAACTATGAGACTTTATAAAGACCATGCGTCTATCCTCTGAGGAGCCTCTCCCTAACATGAGAGTTCTCTTAGTCTCCAGATGACATTCGTATATTTCATGACCCCCAAGGGTTCGGTAGAATATAAGACCCAAGAGTTTGCTTTCTAACTCTCTTCCCATGAGTGTCTGTAATGCATATAGTCCTTCCTTAACTATCGCTCTCTGTTTCTAGTTTTAtactatgttttatttattttgttaattattttctaattacattttaactCGTTTCTGGATGCACTGCTGGACAGTGTGTTTGACATCTCTaggtaactttctaagattaGGTTGTCAAAAAGATACTAACCTGCACTGATCAATAGAATTTCTTTACCCACAAGTCCCTATTTTAATAGAATAACAGGTTTAATTACTATCCAATccatagtcacttaaccttagtgataagttgcttaacctttgtgggcctcaattccctcatctgtaaaatgaaatggtttgaTTACCTTCAAAGTGCCTTGTGGTTTTAAATACagataatatgaaatacttcTAAATCTTACTCTATCTTTCATTTGCTAAGAGACTTCAGGTACATTATATACCTCTttggatttcagtttcttcatctatggaGTCCAGAAGGATGGATACAATGATGTTCATGGTTCGtacttttttcatgttttgaCCTAATTCAGAAAGGGTCTAATTAGGTGGGCTACCCTGGACCATAGATAGCAAGAGGGCTAAACATACCAACTTTACTACTGGAGTTCTTTAAATTTCACATAGACCTTAATTCACAATAAATTCATGAAATTTCCCCACAAATACTGCCATTCTAGATGGGGAGAAATTAGAAGTCAAAGAAGGGAATTAAtttccccaaggttacacagctcataagtggcagagtcagggttTTGACTGAGTCTTGCACCAGGGGAGTGCTGGTCAATGGTTAATAACTggttctcaaaaagaaaaaaaaaaagaaagagagagaaagaaagaatgaaagaacgaaagaaagaaagaaagaaagaaagaaagaaagaaagaaagaaagaaagaaagaaagaaagaaagaaagaaggaaggaaggaaggaaggaaggaaggaaggaaggaaggaaggaaggaaggaaggaaggaaggaaggaaggaaggaaggaaggaaggaagaaaaaatagaaaatgtaccATGGTAATGGTAcacctttaaatttaatttgcattattaacacattgtccatcactttcttaaatcttgaccatcaacaaaacaataaggtAAATCCTTATTTAgagtatttgccaatttccaaggtataaatattCACATTGAAAATGTAATAGTTGGGgcacagctatgtggcacagtgtataaagcaccagccctggattcaggagtacttgagttcaaatccagcttcagacacttgacacttactagctatgtgaccctgggcaaatcatttaaccctcattgccctgcaaaataaataaataaataaataaatacagtaatAGTTGGTTCTCACAAACTTGTTAAAGCTTGCTCCAGCACACTCCAGGAAAGTGGGATGAGCCATAGACAAAGAATGAGAAGactcctctcatttctttcttcagagaacttGTGAAAAATTACCAAAACACCACTAACTACACCAAAATCAATATTTTCAGTTAATTAGAAAGGTGGTGTTCCTTGGCCCAAAGgtagaagaaaagatgaaattaGCTAGTTGCCTGGCAGTTAGTCCTAAAACATGGGTCATAAGGAATCTGTGAACTGCTTCCTAACTTTGTTGCCATCTAGGCCATTATATTTGAGAAACTGCATCTGGGTAAGGATAGCAGGGACCATAGGAATGACAATGTCTTTCTATAATGTGCTTTCTCTTGGTCAATTCATAATTCTGAAacaccattttcattttctttttctcccacttCCAATGGCCTCTACTTGATTTCCACAATTGCCTCTAACCAATCTTATGACCTACTTCTTCTCCTACTTCATAACATAAATCCACCCTTCCAGCCAGATTATTTCTTCCAACCCCCACAATCCCAAGAACACATTTTATACTAGTTtctgggggcagtggataaagcactggccctagattcagaaggacctgggtccaaattcgccctcagatatttgatactcacaagctttgtgaccctggacaagtcacttaaccctcattgccctgcaaaacaacaacaacaacaaaacaaatactaGTTTCCTCAatagtatttccattttaaaaagtacttttctcaAAAGACAAGCTATAAGGCTTGTATATTATACCCCTTAGAGCATATGAGAGTATATTTTATGGACTGACAAAAATGTGGACCTCTTAAACAAGACACAATATAATTAAACCTAACTAAAGGAAGCTCTAACAGTCCCAAATATAAGAAGTGCTTTTGAATAGAGGGGTGGCAGGAGGCACAATAATAAGACATGCTACTTATCAAGGCTGAGGTTTCAGTCTGTCAGTGAAGGCTTACTTCCTCAGAAGCCACTTTATTACTCCATTTTTCCACTGGTAGGCCTATATTGGGTACACAGAAGTATTCCCccctcccattaaaaaaaaaattgaaaaaagttcTGTATCCCCACCATTCTTTATTGCCAATTAAGGGAAGGGTATTAGGACTTCAAACCTAAATCCAGGGGTTAATTATCCCAGAAGCAACAGTTTAATGATAGGAACTCTTCCTGAAGATGTCATAATGTCTTGCCCAACATTGTGTTGAATTTTATGTTGTTCAAAGGGGCCTTTGTGCGCAATTGCAGTTTGTGGTTAGACATGATCCtgtttatgcatttttaaaattattactgtcaaaatatttaaatatgttttgtatatttattgagctgttaataatttatatagctgGTAGCATTAATGTTTATCTAGCACTAGGAAAATGGGTTTTGATAGTGAAAGATGTTCAAACATATTTTCAAATGATGTGATccctaatttttaaaagcttcttttcttttttttaaattaataaagtattttattttctttttcccattacatgtaaagatagttctcaacttttgtttatacaagttttccaatttcagatttttctccctcccccctcccctagacagcaggtaatctgatataggttttatatatatatatatatatatatatatatatatatatacacacacacataataacattaaacatatttctgcattagtcatgttataagagaaaaatcagagcaatgaggaaaaacctcaaaatagaaaaacaacagcacctaaaacaaaagaaatagtatggttcattcagcatctatactccacacttcttttttttttttttcctggatttggagatcctcttctatcacgagttccctggaactcttctgtaccattgcattggtgagaagaatatagtccatcacagtagatcaacacacaatgttgatgatactgtgtacaatgttcttctggttctgctcatctcactcatcatcagcccatgcaagaccctccaggtttctctgaactcctcctgctcattgtttcttacagcacaatagtattccattgtattcatataccacaacttgtccagccattccccaatcgatggcatcccctcaacttccaattccttgccaccacgtacaaagcagctataaatattcttgtacatgtgggtccctctcccctttccatgatctctttgggaaaaagacccaaaagtggtatttctgggacaaagggtacaaacaaaaaagcttattttctatttcattggtGGTAGAGGAGAATATCCATATTACATGGTTAAACAGAATACAATATGGAGCATTGTGGGGAGATAGGAGAGATACAGAAAATGCTGTCTATTTGAATAAatctggaaaagagaaagattacTTCCAGCTAAAAAGATCTAGGAAAGATTTAGAGGTGACATAATCTGAGgcaaatgaagaaaaggagactgaaagaGAGAAACTTGACTGAAATCCAGTGGTGTACCTGTAAAGGATCTACAGGTTACAATAGATGGAATAATGAAGATATGCGCTTGACATACGGATGACAAAATAACAGCATCAAAGAAATccaatttgataaatatttgttaagtacctgctatggATGGAGAACTGATATGGGAGATGATCAgtcagtaaaaatttattaagcaactagtatttcaggtattgtgctaaatgctatatagtggaaagagtactgacttTGGGGACAGAACTCCTGGGTTTGGATGTCAGCCATGTCACCTTATtgttgtgaccctggaaaaatcatatATCTTCCCTGGGACTGTTTCCTCAATTGGCAAATTTTGAGTTTAGATGGAGGTGATTTCTAGATTTAAATAGTAGGATCCTTTAGAATGAtgagatttagagtcaaaagagaCCCTAGATAGTAAAaccttcatttgatagatgagaaaactgagggtcagagaactTACATGACCTGtaaaagatcacacaggtagtgagttgTATGTCAATATTCAAACATAGATCTTTTGTCTACAAATCTTTCAGCTCTTTTCAGTGCAGTCTTTAAACTACACTGCCTCTCACCTTTCTACTTCAAAAAGCTGATTTTTAAGTattataagaggggcagctaggtggcgcagtggataaagcactggccttggattcaggagtacctgagttcaaatccagactcagacacttgacacttaactagctatgtgaccctgggcaagtcacttaacccccattgccctgcaaaaataaaaaaaaaaaagtattataagaGTTCATTATTTCTTTGACGGGCTAGGGAAGAGGATGATGGGGAATTCCATATATAGGCCATGTAAAACATTCTCATATACTTAGTTGAGAACCTACTTTAAGTCTTTGCTAGATAGATATTCTCCCTCAAAGAGTTTTATAGTCTAGGAAAAGGAATGTgtataaacaatgaaaaaatggtACATGTTAATATAGAATATTCTCTAATAGGTTCTTCTGAAATAAATATATCCTTGACATAATAATAGTTACTCAGAAACCAGAGATAGCCTCAGCAGTTCCATTTCTATTACTGTTGTCCAAATATGggatttctttccctcctttctgtcccattttattttctttctctctcttctggtTGATACCTTGATTTCCCTCCCACTTAGACTCAGTGCCTACTTCTTAATGTACTTGAGAGTCTAAGCTAGTGCAGGGTAGGGCATTACATGTCTAGGATTACTGTGGTAGAGCCAACCATTTCCTGGGACCCATGAAGGACCATAAATGGGTAAGGTGGGAGAGTGGGAAAGGATCTGGAGAGGGGAGTCCATTGACAGTAATGCCACACCCTTCAGTAGCTTTGACACCTTGGATTTCCCATTACTGCTTCCCAAACTTCATCAGCCTTCATCCCAGTCCTTACCCCCAGGTACTGCTGTAGCATTTGCCAAAGGCTGTGTGATCTACCCCAATGTAACTCAACTTTCAGTGACTCTCCTATCACAATGCAATGAAGAGAGATGTTCTTGCCATGAAAAATTGATtcttggaaagcattttcttatAGAAACATCCCCTAGTTGTGAGATTCTTGGGTATCATTAAGACACTATTTAAAGGACAATATGAGTTCAACAAAGGGCAATGTGGTTTAAAGGATAGAGGGAAAACcttagaatcaggaggatctgaattcaagacTAGCCTCATAACCATACTGACTGGCTGTATGGCCCTGGCCATGTTACTTAACCATTAAGTGCCCCAGACAAATTTCTAATACTATATCTTGCAGAACAGTTGCTCATttacattgatagagggagtttccttacagTGAGTACCCCCAATCCAATACAATGAAATGTGTGGGATTAAACAAaagagaataggggcagctaagtggcgcagtggatagagcactggccctggagtcaggagtacctgagttcaaatcccacctcagacacttaacacttactagctgtgtgaccctgggcaagtcacttaaccccaattgcctcaccaaaaaaagaaaaagaaaaagaaaaagagaatagcaATAAGTGGGCTGGCCTGAAATACCTAAGCTCCATATATTACACACTCTCCatgggaaaatatatttcaacttttttaaaaagccttacAATTGCatttggaatcatagatttataagtGAAAGGGTCCTAAATGGTCAGTTTGTCTGAGCaatctttttatagatgaggaaccccAGGCTCAGAAAacttacatgacttgcctaggattacacagctaaggAGTatttgaagtagaatttgaacccaagtcttctgactttagaATCAAAGCTCTTTTTACTGTACCACATTTCTATCTTTTATATGGAAGTAAAACTTTCATAAACTAGGTGCTGTCTATGTTGCTGTGTGGGTAGCAATAAATATGTCAATaggtgacagacagacagacagatgaagaTATAGTGGCAGATGGAGTTAAATTGATAGAATGTTAAGGGAATGAAAAAATAGTAACTAAATagagaatataaataataaactgcAATGGAAGTTCATAGGAACTAATCACTTCATACTGGAGTGATAAGGAAAGAGACAATGGATATATTGGGCCTAAAGGTATGGAGAGGTAAAGAAGGGTGAAGTCATCTCCTTTATATCCATTCTGGAAAGGTATTATGGGAAACTCAAAATCTTTGGGTGCTCTCAAAATAAATAATGTCAGCTGTTTTGACTAGTAAAATAGGTAGAAGATAGCATTCCAGATACTCTTTGATTCCATAAAGTTAGAGTGGAACAAAGAGAGGAATGTTAAAATAAGGGAGGATGTTTTGTCATGATCTTTGATGAattagagagaaaaggaggtaTGCTATAGAACTGAGAATTAACGATGTTATGAgttttgaaaacaaataaaaaagaaagcagactCCCTAAGatataggagagaaaaaaaaaacaaagagaaaaagaaaaaggtcattCAACAATTCCCAAACTTGTTCTAAGTAGAGGCATACCTAATCTAAACATTTGAGAAGGCACTgtgccctattttttttttttctgggaagagGAGTCTACATCTCAATCAGTCATCCTTATGTTTCACCTACACTAATTTTCTTGACCTATCTTCtactcctatttctttctttagtgAATAAGAGTTACTAATGAACTTTTACAGATAGAAAACTTTTGAACATCCCCTTTGGCTTTTTGTTCTCTAATATAATTCAACATCGTTATGCTATCCCGTATTTTGATTCCTCCTTTTATTCATCTTCTCTTCAAACCCATCTTCTCCAGGACCTTCTCTCGGATCTGCCTGGTCTTCACAAAATACACAATGGGATTCATGAGGGGTGGTACCAGTAGGAAAACATCAGCCATGAGGATGTGGATCAGAGGAGAGGCATGCTGAGCAAAGCGGTGAAGCATTGCTGCACTTAGCATGGGTACATAGAAGATGAGAATGGCACAGATGTGGGAAATACAAGTGTTGAGAGCCTTGAGCTGTTCTTTGGGGGCTGCAATGCCTAGCACTGTCTTTAAGATCATGATGTAAGAGAAAGCGATGAAAATCAAGTCaagcatggtggaaagagcagCACACAGACCATATATGATGTTTACCCTGTTGTTGGAGCAAGCCAGCTTCATGACATCCTGGTGGAGACAGTAAGAATGGGAGAGGTGAGTCTTCTGACAATATGTCAGCCATCTCAAAAGGAAGGGCAGTGGGAGGATCAAGAGAATGTTTTTAGCAGCCAGAACAAGTCCTACCTTAACCACACGTGAATTAGTTAATATGGTACTGTATCTCAGAGGGTTACGGATGGCCACATAGCGGTCAAAAGCCATGACAGAAAGCACTGATGCCTCAGTGACGGTGAATAGGTGAATGAAGAATTCTTGGGTGAAGCAGGCAGTGGCAGGGATCTCTTCAACATCAAACAGTAATATCCCCATTGTAGTGGGTAAAGAAGAGAGGGATAGACCCAAGTCTGAGACAGATAGCATGGAGAGGAAATAGTACATGGGCTCATGAAGACTGGCTTCAGTCTTGATGAAGAAGAGAATGGTGCAATTGCCCAGAATGGTCACAATATACACAGAGGAAAATGGAATAGAGATCCAGATGTGGGCATGTTCTAGCCCTGGAATCCCAATCAAGAGGAAGTTCAAATCATCATAATTGGTTACATTGATAGGAGACATGGTAAGCAGCAAAGGGATAGACTCTTGTCTGAGGAAATTCCCAAAATGAAGCCAAGGCAGGTTATGGAAGGTCTACTACCTTATAGGTCTGGAAGAATCTTCttgaagtcatttaatcctcttcACATTTGAAATTGACtaaatgatgaataaaaataaaaatgaaaaacaagaaaagaaataaatcaaagaaaattcattttcttctctcagaTACCTAATCTACCTTTTGAAAAATGTCAAAAAACATTGGATCATATATTAAGAGGTGAAAGGTATCTTGGCAGCCATTTAGCTGAAtctctcatttgatagataagaaaattgaggcccatggaggttaaatcactcacccaaggtcacactaaaGAATCCAAAAACAGTTCTCCTACTTGTAGAGTGCACACTTTCTACTGTAAAAAAGAATTACCtcgggacaactaggtggcgcagtggataaagcataggctccggattcaggatgacctaagttcaaacccggcctcagacacttgacacttactaactgaccttgggcaagtcacttaaccctcattgccccacaaaaataaaacaaaacaaaacaaaacaaaaagaattacctccaaaaaaaaattacctccaAACTAAGCAGCCTCGTACTTAAAGATTTTCTGAACTAACTGTTAAAATAGTTATATGGTCAAGGGTAAACTAGTGATGATAGGAATGATAAGTTTTACCCTTGGTGAGTCCTGGATCATTGAGAAGAAATGAGCCATAAAGGAAAGAACACAGGACTTAGAGTCAACAACTGGTGAATTTCACTTTGGTCACTTGCTACCAATGTAATCCTGAGTGAGTGACTTAGAGaaataattttctcatctgtaaaatggtaatgataTTACTAATCTAAGAagggaatagattttttttttaagtcaggaaTGTCAGTGGGTATTTAATCCAAATAGTCAAATTCAACAAagatgtattaagtacctacattGTATCAAGCATTCCacttgagaagagaagacttagaggaaAAGACATATAGTTTAAACAATATTCAAATGGTGATCATATGGAAAGGGGGATGGATTAATTTTTACGTGTTCTGATAGGGCAGAATTAAGACTAAGGAGTGGAAGTTACAGGGAGAGATTCAAGATggatataatttcttaaaaattaaagctGATTCCATATGGAATAAATTCCCCATGAAATTCCTGACATTGATGTTGTTAGAACACAGGTTGGCAGACTACTTGGTgatgttataaaaggaatttatgTTCTAAGTGAAGTtggatattaaaataataatagtaataatattgcTGATGGCAAAATTTTGGCACCTACTAAATACCTAAAAATAAACAATCAGGTAACCAGAATAATGCACAAGAATATTGCAACCTTTTATGAATCAAGAGTTAatctatcttggggcagctaggtggcacaatggataaagcacccaccctggattcaggagcacctttaaaatagctttgtcaataatcaaatcaaacaatgaaagttctcaaaaacatgtctaagggaattcagaatcttagttgttacacatgaaacatataataaaacaaaaattgaaccattctttaaaattataatattactatagtccccccttatggagggtaattgagaagacaattgctgcaatattaattaataaaaataatttttatctttgttttatcactttttgcatcatctgcctaattatcctcatgccattatgagaaatttaaaatctaatataattagtaacagatgtcaaggccaaattcaacactgttatttatcatgacacctgagataattatgggggttaccataaaagaacagagaaatgatgggatatgagcattcccacacttgagcaatatgtactgcacATACAGTAtgacaggcttaaaataggtggatggaatatatgtccatgccaccgaacatattggaggaaactgagtcagacttaatcagatacatacataaatgctGCCTGGGAACAAGATAAGATATTAATCATTACTGGCTCCCTGTCAGCCACTAAAGGGGTTCTGCAGAAACTTTCCATGGACCTATAGAAAACTGATGTATCACCCAAATTTAATTTgataataaaaggaattttttctATTCTGTGCAATGGTCCAGAAAAcagtaaatgttaaaaaaaaaatcataggacaTTGCATAATCTCAGGatgatttttatttgtaataatcCAAAGAGAAGAGTAACAAGATAATAATGTTAATGAtgatatttatagcatttttaaaagtcttttataaaaaataatttcattggaTCCTCTCAACAGCAAtgaaagataggtgctattattttcctgattttatatatgaggaaattgaaattcaTAGAGATGATTTCTTAGGTTTACTCCAACTCCTGTGATTGCTGCTCCAATCATAAATAATgctgccttgggggcagctaggtggcacagtggataaagcaccggccctggattcagaaggatatgagttcaaatctgacctcagacacttgacacttactagctgtgtgaccttgggcaagtcacttaaccctcattgccccacccaaaaataaataaataaataaacaaatagatagatagatagatagatagatagatagatagatagatagatagatagatagatagatagatagatagacagagagagagagagagagagataatgctTCCAGGtcctgttattgttgttgagtaaAGGGAACTACAGAATCATAGACTCTTTGAGTGTCAAGGGTTATTTGAGGTAAAATAATCTAGACCAACCTTTGACCAAATTCAAGAATTTTATCTACATTATTCCTGATTTGCAGTAATCCAATTTCTGTGTATCTCCAACGATGGGAAACTAAGAGATTCACTAGAAGTCTATTCTACTTTGAGATAGCCCTGGTTGTTAGGAAATTCTTTTATAGCCAAATTGTGCCCCCTAATAACTTCCACCTTTCAACTTCTATCTTCTTGA
This window contains:
- the LOC122750559 gene encoding olfactory receptor 51A4-like yields the protein MSPINVTNYDDLNFLLIGIPGLEHAHIWISIPFSSVYIVTILGNCTILFFIKTEASLHEPMYYFLSMLSVSDLGLSLSSLPTTMGILLFDVEEIPATACFTQEFFIHLFTVTEASVLSVMAFDRYVAIRNPLRYSTILTNSRVVKVGLVLAAKNILLILPLPFLLRWLTYCQKTHLSHSYCLHQDVMKLACSNNRVNIIYGLCAALSTMLDLIFIAFSYIMILKTVLGIAAPKEQLKALNTCISHICAILIFYVPMLSAAMLHRFAQHASPLIHILMADVFLLVPPLMNPIVYFVKTRQIREKVLEKMGLKRR